A single Filimonas effusa DNA region contains:
- a CDS encoding TonB-dependent receptor plug domain-containing protein — protein MKLKHIAFIAGSYLPVALQAQEVTTEKDLDPVTITATLNPVASSKTGRNLFVIKGEEISKYPVHSLDEMLRYLPGMEVQARGPMGAQSDFVVRGGTFQQVLVIIDGLRVNDPNTGHFNSYMPIIPSEIERIEVLKGASSAIYGSDAVGGVIHIITKAFARQQTKGQQIQAGVTSGAYGLLNANAGGYYSGDKWTFSAGAMSNNADGQEQRGINGFFHLHSFSASAGYKINDNWRVAYRSSYDSRRFAAQNFYTSFASDTATEKVNTLWNQLSVNYHKNNNNFSLQAGQKMVDDHYAYNKISTANNNRSTLWQALATYEHRFNDAVIFTGGAQYQRKGIRSNDRGNHTVQQAAAFAALNLEASEAFTISPALRLDWNERSGYELVPQINTSYRYGKLLVRASAGKTIRNADFTERYNNYNKSLVTSGRIGNPNLSAERSFSYEAGLDFFASKQLKIATTFFQRRHTDLVDWTTTSYADMPRKDNLSRTGTYALARNISKVNTTGVEADIIWQHSFNSKRHLSVTAGFVWLNSVTSDGFTSFYTSSHAKYLTNGMIRYNVGRFNISLNGIYKVRDAQAAAGLKGVVSKEYFVLNAKAGYFIIANKLNVFAQADNVFDKSYADLLGAQMPGRWLMGGLSFRL, from the coding sequence ATGAAGCTAAAACATATTGCTTTCATAGCCGGCAGTTATCTGCCGGTTGCATTACAAGCCCAGGAAGTCACTACGGAAAAAGACCTGGATCCAGTTACCATTACTGCGACGCTGAACCCGGTAGCCAGCTCCAAAACAGGAAGGAATTTATTTGTTATCAAGGGAGAAGAAATCAGCAAATACCCGGTGCATTCACTGGATGAGATGTTACGTTATTTACCCGGCATGGAGGTACAGGCGCGCGGCCCTATGGGTGCGCAAAGTGATTTTGTGGTAAGGGGTGGCACTTTTCAGCAGGTATTAGTAATCATAGACGGACTGAGGGTGAATGATCCAAATACAGGCCATTTCAACAGTTATATGCCTATTATTCCTTCTGAAATAGAAAGAATAGAAGTATTGAAGGGTGCGTCATCCGCCATTTACGGATCGGATGCGGTAGGTGGTGTTATACATATCATTACCAAGGCCTTTGCCAGGCAACAGACCAAGGGGCAGCAGATACAGGCCGGCGTTACCAGCGGCGCTTATGGGTTGCTGAACGCCAATGCCGGCGGTTATTACAGCGGCGACAAATGGACCTTCAGCGCCGGCGCCATGAGCAACAATGCCGATGGGCAGGAACAACGTGGCATCAATGGCTTTTTTCACCTGCATAGCTTTTCTGCTTCTGCAGGATACAAAATCAATGATAACTGGCGGGTAGCTTATCGCAGCAGTTACGATAGCCGCCGGTTTGCCGCACAGAATTTCTATACCAGTTTTGCATCGGATACCGCAACAGAGAAGGTAAACACCCTTTGGAACCAGTTAAGCGTGAACTATCATAAAAACAACAATAATTTTTCATTGCAGGCCGGTCAGAAAATGGTAGACGATCATTATGCTTACAATAAAATATCCACCGCCAACAACAACCGTTCTACTTTATGGCAGGCATTAGCCACCTATGAACATCGTTTTAACGATGCAGTCATTTTTACAGGTGGCGCGCAGTACCAGCGGAAAGGCATCCGCTCCAACGACCGGGGTAACCATACCGTACAACAGGCTGCTGCCTTTGCAGCTCTGAACCTGGAAGCCAGCGAAGCATTTACGATAAGTCCCGCCTTACGATTGGACTGGAATGAACGCAGTGGTTACGAACTGGTTCCGCAAATCAATACATCGTACCGTTATGGCAAGCTACTGGTAAGGGCCAGTGCCGGCAAAACCATCAGAAATGCCGATTTCACAGAACGCTACAACAACTATAACAAATCGCTGGTAACCAGCGGCCGTATCGGCAACCCTAATCTGAGCGCTGAAAGATCATTCAGCTATGAAGCCGGACTTGATTTCTTTGCCAGCAAGCAACTAAAGATAGCAACCACCTTCTTTCAGCGCAGACATACCGACCTGGTGGACTGGACGACAACCTCTTATGCCGACATGCCCCGGAAAGACAATCTCTCTCGTACCGGCACCTATGCATTAGCCAGGAATATCTCCAAAGTAAACACTACGGGAGTTGAAGCCGATATCATATGGCAGCATTCTTTCAACAGCAAACGCCATTTATCCGTTACAGCAGGTTTCGTGTGGCTGAATTCCGTTACCAGTGATGGATTCACTTCATTCTATACTTCATCGCACGCCAAGTATCTTACGAATGGTATGATACGTTATAATGTGGGCCGGTTCAACATCAGCCTCAACGGCATTTACAAAGTAAGAGATGCGCAGGCGGCAGCCGGGTTAAAAGGCGTTGTCAGCAAAGAATATTTTGTATTAAATGCCAAGGCAGGTTATTTCATCATAGCCAACAAACTGAATGTATTTGCACAGGCAGATAATGTATTCGATAAATCGTACGCTGATCTGCTGGGTGCGCAAATGCCCGGGCGCTGGCTGATGGGCGGTTTGAGTTTCAGATTATAA
- a CDS encoding glycoside hydrolase family 97 protein, with protein sequence MKCISLKKYGALFAAFTLAAPALAKDYELKSPDKKITVNVAVGKSLEWSVRYGNETILLPSVIALQLHNNKLGQNALVNKEDRQSVNHTIIADVPVKSKYIADRYNELKLFMKGNYAVVFRAYDNGVAYRFEMALGDSVAVVNEISEFNFPQNNRVMWSGETNKEFQSHFESLFKDSVINAFNTTEHAALPLYMATPAGSSLLLSESDVYDYPNLFVFGTGGNAFTAGFPKVILDRKHTGDRTARITRLADYIAKTSGSRSLPWRYLVIGNNDKTIFESNLTFQLASPNVLANTAWIKPGKVAWDWWNANNIYGVDFKAGLNTETYKYYIDFASTYGLEYIVLDEGWSRTTTDIMTPAKEIDIKELVAYAASKNVGVILWALWEPLDKDLDAILDRYVQWGVKGIKVDFMARADQYMVNYYERVAAAAAKRQLLVDLHGAYKPVGLNRKYPNVLSYEGVRGLENCKWSEDITPGHDVTLPFTRMVAGPMDFTPGAMINATKKNFHITFTEPMSQGTRAHQVAMYVMYESPLQMLADNPSNYRKDPECTRFIAQIPTVWDTTIALHGKVGEYVAVARKNGDKWYVSAMTNWEARELDIPLDFLPEGSWKAQVLADGINAAEHAADYRITTLQVSRNSRLKANMSNGGGWCAVIGKE encoded by the coding sequence ATGAAATGCATATCCTTGAAAAAATATGGCGCCTTGTTTGCCGCTTTCACGCTGGCAGCGCCGGCACTTGCAAAAGACTATGAATTAAAGTCCCCGGATAAAAAAATCACCGTTAATGTTGCTGTAGGTAAAAGTCTCGAATGGTCGGTTCGTTACGGTAATGAAACGATTCTGTTGCCTTCTGTAATTGCGCTTCAGTTGCATAATAATAAATTGGGACAGAATGCTCTGGTGAACAAAGAAGACAGGCAATCGGTGAATCATACTATTATCGCCGATGTTCCTGTGAAATCTAAATATATTGCAGATCGCTACAACGAATTGAAGCTTTTCATGAAAGGCAATTATGCTGTTGTTTTCAGGGCGTATGATAATGGAGTGGCTTATCGTTTTGAAATGGCGCTGGGCGATTCGGTGGCTGTAGTAAATGAAATTTCTGAATTTAACTTTCCGCAGAATAATAGGGTAATGTGGTCTGGCGAAACGAATAAGGAATTTCAATCTCATTTTGAATCTTTATTCAAAGACTCTGTTATAAATGCGTTTAATACTACCGAGCATGCTGCCTTGCCGCTTTACATGGCAACGCCGGCAGGTTCCAGTTTACTGCTAAGCGAATCGGATGTTTATGATTATCCCAATCTTTTCGTTTTTGGAACCGGAGGCAACGCATTCACCGCAGGTTTTCCTAAAGTAATCCTGGATAGAAAACATACAGGCGACCGTACGGCACGAATTACCCGCCTGGCGGATTATATCGCTAAAACAAGTGGCTCCCGTAGCCTGCCCTGGCGTTATCTGGTAATAGGAAATAATGATAAAACGATATTCGAATCTAATCTCACCTTCCAGTTGGCTTCCCCCAATGTTTTAGCAAATACCGCATGGATCAAACCGGGTAAGGTGGCGTGGGACTGGTGGAATGCAAACAACATCTATGGCGTGGATTTTAAAGCAGGATTGAATACGGAAACGTATAAGTATTATATCGACTTCGCTTCTACGTATGGCCTGGAATATATTGTATTGGACGAAGGCTGGTCTCGTACCACAACAGACATTATGACGCCTGCCAAAGAGATCGATATAAAGGAACTGGTTGCCTATGCTGCTTCTAAAAACGTAGGTGTTATTCTGTGGGCGCTTTGGGAACCGCTTGATAAAGACCTCGACGCCATCCTCGACCGTTATGTGCAATGGGGGGTAAAAGGTATTAAAGTAGACTTTATGGCCCGTGCCGATCAGTATATGGTGAACTACTATGAACGTGTGGCCGCAGCCGCAGCTAAACGGCAACTACTGGTCGACTTGCATGGTGCTTATAAGCCGGTAGGACTGAACCGTAAATATCCTAACGTCCTTTCCTATGAAGGCGTAAGAGGATTGGAAAACTGTAAATGGAGCGAGGATATTACTCCGGGGCACGATGTTACACTCCCCTTTACGCGTATGGTGGCAGGCCCCATGGATTTTACACCCGGCGCTATGATCAATGCCACTAAAAAGAATTTTCATATAACGTTTACGGAACCCATGAGCCAGGGTACACGTGCCCATCAGGTAGCCATGTATGTCATGTATGAAAGCCCGCTGCAAATGCTGGCCGACAATCCTTCCAATTATAGGAAAGATCCTGAGTGCACCCGTTTTATAGCGCAGATTCCTACTGTTTGGGATACCACTATTGCCTTACACGGCAAAGTAGGGGAGTACGTAGCTGTCGCCCGTAAAAATGGTGACAAATGGTATGTATCGGCTATGACCAACTGGGAGGCGAGAGAACTGGATATCCCGCTGGATTTCCTGCCGGAGGGCTCCTGGAAAGCACAGGTGCTTGCCGATGGTATCAATGCAGCAGAGCATGCTGCAGACTACAGGATAACAACACTACAGGTATCACGGAATTCCAGGCTGAAAGCAAACATGAGCAATGGCGGTGGCTGGTGTGCTGTCATCGGTAAAGAATAA
- a CDS encoding DUF2911 domain-containing protein, with protein sequence MKRMYALAIGVMMACAANVAVAQVKIPAPSPAQTVKQAFGLGDITVEYSRPALKGRKLLTDLAPAGKVWRTGANATTKITFTEDVKLEGKTVAAGTYGLYSVPNAGSWDIMLYKDLKLAGNVADYKTEDEVLRLKVKTVKGQFTESFTIAFDNVLPTSATMLLSWGTIAVPVKITCDIDSRIMASIEKSVASEKPAYFPAATYYYENGKDLSKALLWVNKALEQNPQAFYMMLLKARIELKMGDKKAALQSAQKTVALSEAAKNDDYVRMAKALITEAKK encoded by the coding sequence ATGAAAAGAATGTACGCTCTGGCTATTGGCGTTATGATGGCATGCGCCGCTAACGTTGCCGTAGCACAGGTAAAGATCCCTGCTCCAAGTCCCGCTCAAACAGTAAAACAGGCTTTTGGCCTGGGCGATATTACCGTAGAATATTCCCGCCCTGCGCTGAAAGGAAGGAAATTGCTGACCGACCTGGCGCCTGCAGGTAAAGTATGGCGCACCGGTGCCAATGCTACCACTAAAATCACTTTTACGGAAGATGTGAAACTGGAAGGAAAAACGGTTGCTGCAGGTACATACGGACTGTACAGCGTGCCCAATGCCGGTAGCTGGGATATCATGCTTTACAAAGACCTGAAACTGGCTGGAAACGTAGCTGATTACAAAACAGAAGACGAAGTGCTGCGTCTTAAAGTAAAAACCGTGAAGGGCCAGTTTACGGAGTCTTTTACCATCGCCTTCGACAATGTACTGCCAACATCTGCTACCATGCTCCTTTCCTGGGGCACGATAGCTGTACCGGTAAAAATTACCTGCGACATCGATAGCCGTATCATGGCCAGCATCGAAAAGTCTGTAGCTTCCGAAAAACCCGCCTATTTCCCCGCAGCTACTTACTACTACGAGAATGGTAAAGACCTTTCCAAAGCGCTTCTGTGGGTGAACAAAGCATTAGAGCAAAATCCCCAGGCTTTCTATATGATGCTGCTGAAAGCACGTATCGAACTCAAAATGGGCGACAAGAAAGCAGCACTGCAAAGCGCTCAGAAAACTGTGGCGCTTTCCGAAGCCGCAAAGAACGACGACTACGTGAGAATGGCTAAAGCCCTTATTACAGAGGCAAAAAAATAG
- a CDS encoding malate:quinone oxidoreductase — protein sequence MESSMGKSKITPGTEPDVVLIGAGIMSATLGVLLKELQPNLSIEVYERLEVAAAESSDAWNNAGTGHTAYCELNYTPEKDGVIETSKAVKIAESFEVTKQFWAYLVQQKHISLSEPFVSSIPHISFVWGQKNVEYLKKRYEALQSCHLFDGMEYSENPAQLAAWMPLVMEGRDPGQPVAATRMKAGTDVNFGALTRSLFNQLTSLPDVHMHFNHDVRNLKRAKSGGWELKIKDKIGGDTKTVKAKFVFIGAGGGSLPLLEKADIPEGRGFGGFPVSGQWLKCTNPAIIEQHQAKVYGKASVGAPPMSVPHLDTRMIDGKKALLFGPYAGFSTKFLKNGSFWDLPLSIKTGNVAVMISAGLRNIPLTKYLIEQVMQSSEDRLKALKEYYPEATMADWKLEIAGQRVQVIKKDTKNGGGVLEFGTEVVSAADGSIAALLGASPGASTAVSIMLDLLQRCFKDKINTPEWQHKLKQMIPSYGQSLASDKQLAQQVNAWSSEVLGV from the coding sequence ATGGAATCAAGCATGGGCAAAAGCAAAATTACTCCTGGAACGGAGCCGGACGTAGTATTGATTGGCGCGGGTATCATGAGCGCCACCTTGGGTGTACTCTTGAAAGAACTGCAACCCAATTTGTCTATAGAAGTTTATGAAAGGCTCGAGGTTGCTGCCGCAGAAAGTTCCGATGCCTGGAACAATGCCGGCACAGGCCATACAGCCTATTGTGAACTCAACTACACGCCTGAAAAGGATGGTGTTATAGAAACTTCTAAAGCCGTCAAAATCGCTGAATCATTTGAGGTGACCAAGCAATTCTGGGCTTACCTGGTACAGCAAAAACACATTAGTCTCTCTGAACCCTTTGTATCCAGCATTCCGCATATCAGCTTCGTTTGGGGACAAAAAAATGTGGAATACCTGAAAAAGCGCTACGAAGCGCTGCAATCCTGCCATTTGTTCGATGGTATGGAATACTCCGAAAATCCCGCCCAACTGGCTGCTTGGATGCCTTTGGTGATGGAAGGCCGCGATCCCGGCCAGCCCGTAGCTGCTACCCGCATGAAAGCAGGTACCGATGTCAACTTCGGAGCCCTCACCCGCAGCCTCTTTAACCAGCTTACTTCCCTGCCCGATGTGCACATGCACTTTAATCACGATGTGCGTAACCTGAAACGCGCTAAGTCCGGCGGATGGGAACTGAAAATAAAAGATAAAATAGGGGGAGACACCAAAACGGTTAAAGCAAAGTTTGTTTTCATAGGTGCCGGAGGCGGATCGTTACCACTGCTCGAAAAAGCAGATATCCCTGAAGGAAGAGGTTTCGGCGGATTCCCCGTTAGCGGTCAATGGCTGAAATGCACCAACCCTGCCATCATAGAACAGCATCAGGCTAAGGTTTACGGAAAAGCTTCTGTAGGCGCACCGCCTATGTCGGTACCACACCTCGATACACGCATGATCGATGGTAAAAAAGCTTTGCTTTTCGGACCCTACGCAGGCTTCTCTACCAAATTCCTGAAAAATGGCTCCTTCTGGGATCTGCCGCTTTCTATTAAAACCGGTAACGTGGCCGTGATGATCTCCGCAGGCCTGCGTAATATCCCGCTCACCAAATACCTCATAGAACAGGTAATGCAGTCCTCGGAAGACAGGCTCAAAGCGCTGAAAGAATACTATCCCGAAGCAACAATGGCCGATTGGAAACTAGAAATCGCAGGCCAGCGCGTTCAGGTGATCAAAAAAGATACAAAGAACGGTGGAGGGGTATTGGAATTTGGTACCGAAGTGGTATCGGCTGCCGATGGCAGCATTGCCGCATTACTGGGCGCATCACCCGGGGCTTCTACCGCAGTATCTATCATGCTCGACCTGCTGCAGCGTTGTTTTAAAGATAAGATCAATACACCTGAATGGCAGCATAAACTGAAACAAATGATCCCCTCTTACGGACAATCACTTGCTTCAGATAAACAATTGGCACAACAGGTCAATGCCTGGAGCAGCGAGGTGCTGGGTGTATAA
- a CDS encoding phosphoribosylaminoimidazolesuccinocarboxamide synthase has translation MANFQFPQQTAFYKGKVRDVYTIQNDWLVMVASDRISAFDVILPRPIPYKGQVLNQVAAYMLQATKDICPNWLVSTPAPNTAIGKKCEPFKIEMVVRGNLTGHAWRTYSSGKRVLCGVEMPEGLKENDFFPTPIITPSTKAAEGHDEDISKEEIVAQGLATAEEWEVLSRYTLALFERGKEIAAKRGLILVDTKYEFGKLNGEIVLMDEIHTPDSSRYFYAEGFEERQATGERQKQLSKEFVREWLIANNFMGKEGQTVPEMSDEWIQTISQRYIELYEQVTGTAFQPQDVSDEQVFEATVKALEEIAGSWV, from the coding sequence ATGGCAAATTTTCAATTCCCACAGCAAACCGCATTTTACAAGGGCAAGGTCAGAGATGTTTATACGATCCAGAATGACTGGCTGGTAATGGTAGCCAGCGATCGCATCTCGGCTTTTGACGTTATACTTCCCCGGCCCATTCCTTATAAAGGTCAAGTATTAAACCAGGTAGCGGCTTATATGCTGCAGGCAACAAAGGATATCTGTCCGAACTGGCTAGTGAGCACCCCGGCCCCCAATACAGCTATTGGGAAGAAGTGTGAACCATTCAAGATTGAGATGGTAGTACGTGGCAACCTTACGGGTCATGCCTGGAGGACCTACAGCAGCGGAAAGCGGGTGTTGTGTGGTGTTGAGATGCCTGAGGGATTAAAGGAAAATGACTTCTTCCCTACCCCGATCATCACACCTTCAACGAAAGCAGCTGAGGGGCACGATGAAGATATATCGAAAGAGGAGATCGTAGCGCAAGGGCTTGCCACTGCCGAAGAGTGGGAAGTGCTTTCACGTTATACGCTGGCGTTGTTTGAGCGTGGCAAGGAGATAGCTGCCAAGCGTGGGCTGATACTGGTTGATACCAAGTATGAGTTTGGCAAGTTAAACGGCGAGATCGTACTGATGGACGAGATACATACGCCTGATTCTTCCCGTTATTTTTATGCTGAAGGTTTTGAGGAACGCCAGGCAACAGGCGAAAGGCAAAAACAGCTGAGCAAGGAGTTTGTAAGGGAGTGGCTGATCGCGAATAATTTCATGGGAAAAGAAGGGCAAACCGTTCCCGAGATGAGCGATGAATGGATACAAACCATCAGCCAGCGTTATATAGAGTTATACGAGCAGGTAACAGGTACTGCTTTTCAGCCACAGGATGTGAGTGACGAGCAGGTATTTGAAGCTACAGTAAAAGCATTAGAGGAGATTGCAGGCAGTTGGGTGTAG